The genomic DNA AAAATATGAACTAAAATAGTAGTGACGGAAAATGAGGCAAACAGAGAGACATGGATATGgagaagcacagaaaagagctttttagATTTCATGGTCCAGCCTACCAGAAAGGACAAGTTTGCATCATGAATATTAGGCAAGCATTAGGGTATCAGCAACCACCTCCTTGCATTGCCGAAGGAGCAGATAAAGTATTCCAATGccactggtttttttcctatatcccagatttctttggttttgtggtgCTTTGTCCCACCAGGAAAAAGTTACGATGTGGGATGAAGATGCCAAATTTTAGAATCCTATCTTTGAATGAAATTATTATAAGGATCTATTAAGACTAATTTAAATTAAAGGCCTTCCAGTTGGTTTTCTGTGTCAATTTTCTATGACTGTTCTCATGTCACATGTGTTCTCATATTCTCACAAGTCACATCCAGCTCTGTCCAAGGAAGAttgagctcctgctgctttagTTCAGTGCTTCAGATATCCACTTCTGTTCAGCAACAAATACTTCTCATTTTTCCCCAAAGGAAGATGCTCTGGAGTTAATCAGATCTTTGGTCCGGAAGAAAGCTGCTCACCTGCTTGTACACAGACAGATAACCATCCTGAATTAACGGGCCTAGGGAGCTCAGGATTGCCAGTGGGTGTCAAAACAGGTCTGggaaagggaattaaaaaaaaaatacatactaaactcaaaacccaaaaacctcccaaacTTTCCTTGCCCCTCCCCAGAAAAACCTCAATCCCGCCAAAACCCCAACACAAGCTGCTCACGAAGCACAGGCCAAGGGAGGTCCCTGCTGGCAGGATGATGAAACACACATGCTCCAGTTCCAAACCCATCATCCACCTACTCccaggaataatttcttccctctctcaaCCCCACAAACACAGGTCCCTCGCATTCACCCTGCACCAGTCTCTCactccccagggcagtgtcacACCCACCTCACAAGGGGTGGGAATCCCCGTCTCCAGTTCACCGTGCTTATCAAGGATAAAAATTCCCAGCATACCTGAATTATCACTCTGCTGAAGCAGGGCTGACTGaccattcctgcagctccttgtgTTGCCAGTGAGCAGGAGAATGGGATCCACCTGGGTTCCCACAAGACATCAGTCactttttctgtcattttttatGTCGCATGACAGGCACCAGATATCACTGACACTTAACAGTTCATCTGCCAGCACTGGATATTGGTGTattgaaaaggagaaggaacaaaataaaacaagagatcttgtctcagcttttcttttttctgtattacaTTAAATGGGTACTGTAGAATTTCAACTGTGACAAGTTTCAGCAGATGCACACCAGAAATAATTCTTCACTATGGTGGAACATGCTATGGTGGAACAGCTGGGGACAAACTAAGCTCAAAAAATGTTTATGGGATAAGACACACGTTAGCTTCCAGACCGTAAAAATGACTATGCAAAAAAAGCAagagttaaaataaatattcaatgaaggaaaacatatttttacagCACACAGGCATTATGAAGAGGTTCAATTTTCCTCTTACAACTGACACACTTAAGAGTAACAGACGTTTCTAGCGgctcagaaaacaaatttaattgACACTAGAATGAAGGAAAGCATacagggctttttttaaaaaaacagctttattaCGAATCTGTAGATTTAAGAAAATATCCCAAAACTGTCAAAGTAGTATGAAAAATGCTGTCATCTGATTCACAGTCACCAGTTTTCTCCAACATAGCATACAAAAATTGATATAAACAACAGCAATTCTTTTTGGTGACACAAAACAGGTATTTTCAATTCCAAATTCCCCAGTGACAACTAagatgctgctggcagggggATGATTGAATTGCACTGGTTTTGAAAACTGGTTGGAGGTTGGGATGGAAAggttatatatacatatacacatactGTGTTTTACCACATGTCCAGGTAACTCTGGTAACACAACATGGCCCAGCACAACGTTAAAGTCTGGAAAACCTGGAGAGCCAGGGAATGTGTGTATGTGACACTAAGTTACTCTCTATGCTCTGGTTCccatttgctttttcatctcAAACCTAATAAAGGCCAATTGTTTTCCACTCTCATTTACAGAAGCAGTGAAGctgatgtgctgctgtgctgtctctTCAGACTCAGAACGTGTCAGATGCACTGCATGCAAACACAGGATCTAAAAATGCAACACAGTTAAAATATCATATAACTGAAGTGGGAGTTTCAGGAGACTGTACACTGAATTTCCTGCAAGTAACCCAACACCCTAAGCTCTCCCATGGAAAATATGGCATTTCTCATGGCATTCTGAGATAATTATACAACAAATTGAAGAAGGAAAGAACTGATACACATTACACTTCTAACCTGAAGCAGAGACTGCtgcaaaaaacccagaaggtGTCTGCAAGTGTACCAGGGATCGAATTCAAAGCTGCCCTGCAACTCTCAACTGTGGGTAGTTACCTGCAATGGctggaagctgcagcacagaccaCTGGTAATGATATTCTCAAATCCTTTGAACTGCACAGGACTGAGACaccacagctcagagctgcagtggaGATTCTACTTCAGTAGAAGAAGTGTGAAGATTAGAAAGGAGCAGGatgaaacatttctgttcatAACAGTACCTGCTCAAGGTACTGATAGGATCTaaaaaactccccaaacaaTTCTATAATTTAACTGTTTTTATCAGGTGCTTTAAGGGACTTTTTTATTGAGTAATCCTCCTTTTGTCAACAGCAACTTGAAAGAAACTAGCACCATGTTAAAGAACTACTCAGtgcatttcattcattttgctgtttcaaCTTCAGTTGAAAAGCACAGAACTCAGAGTTATTCAAAGAAAACTTCCCTGCAGGAGAGCAATTAGAAATCAACAGTCTGTTATTATCAGAGCAGACAGGATGGAAGATGCAGAAGTGATTTACAGTCATTTCCTTCCCCTTGCAGACCAGGTTAATCCTGGCTACCCAGAACCTTTCTTAAAAGCCACCTGCTGGTAAAGACGTTGCCTTATTCTCCTGCATTTACTGAAAACTTGATTTCTGAAACACTGTAATAAAGCAGTCAGAAATCTTcatttcaaagaaggaaaatacttcATGTACATTCTTAGGTGTGAACCTTCAGGCTTGGGAAACGTTTTTCTAGATTGTCAGCAAGTGTCTGATCAGCCTCACGCAGGACTTCAAGGAAACTCTCcacctggaaataaaaaacacacacaaggagaaaaaaacccaaccaaaccaactTGCATGGAACACAGAATTCTTACACTGGCACTGTGGCTCTTTCTATTTCTGTACCTTCCAAAtaagagcagccagcagcagccactgcaatgaaaaatggaaaatgccCCACAGTAGCTACCTTCCTCCTAAACCCCACAATTCCAGTTAGtctaaattttgaaaatgtaccACTTTCCTCAAAGCCTTACTTTTTGTttaaaggaaacacagaaactCTTCTCACTCAGAGAAAAGTTCcctatgaaaaatatttagaatagttcttctataaaaatatacagGACAAATTTTCAGCTAGGATAAGTTTTCAGACATCCACTCACATCAGCAAAGTTTGGCCCTGACAGCAGCTGATGATCTCAGCAAAGCTCTGGCTCACGTGAGGTGGAACAGACAAGGGGGGGGTAAAACACCATCTGGCACTGGATGGTTATTTACCTGTGCCTGAGCAATTCTGTGCTGTTTGCACATCAGATTTGGAAAGGTCCTGCCACCCAAGGAGccattttttcagctgtgtcaCAGATCTTGTCACATACTCACCGAAGCAAAATACAGAGGTAAGAGGTTCTGAAAAGCACAGGAACATGTCTGTTCATTCAGGTGTCCCTGGTGCAGTCCTTCTAAGGTATTCTCCTGGAAAATCAAAAATACAACCAGCATGTCATGAACAATTGTTGAAAGAACAAACTCAAAACTGTGCACACACCTACAGAATGTGGTTTTCTTCTCATAAACAGGTAAAACAACCAGAACTTAGTTCTCAGAGGAAGCCAAGCACACCTGATACAAAAAGGTGTGAAAGCTCACACGTCACAAGTCTCTTAACCTGAATGCTTCCATAATTAAAAAGGTCCAGCTGAGAAGGTGAGATTACATATCGACAGTGTTTCCTGTTTCTTAAATAAAGTGACTTTCATTCAAAAGAAAGGGAAACATGTATCTAGAGAATTTATCATACAGAACCTTGGCACACACCTCAGAAAATCTGTGTTCCACACATGTTGCTACATCTGGTTGATTCTCTAATGAATTCCCAGTAAGCAACTGCACTTGCCCAGAAAAATGTCCACATtgacagtaaataattttatcttaCCTACCCTGCAGAAATCCATActataattttgtttattcttaCCTTGGTTAGTTCTTGAAGCATATTGGAAAGTAATTCGCAGCAAATAtccttcaaaatttttaaatggaaatctTCCTCGTTGACATCAGTCCTTCCAGTCTCCTCTTGCTCAGACTCCTTGGAGTTATCAGCAGCTCTCTTCCTACAGCCCTCCATGTATTGTAAAATACGAATCAAGCTCCCAATCAGCGGCATATCTTAATACAAAGTAACAAGAACAGTGAACTTTAACACTGAAAATTCTTGTCCATCCTTTCAAGGCATTAGAATTTCGAAATACACCATCAGATTTTACACAAAAGCTATAGGAATGTATATTCTGACAGTGTTGTGATCTGTTACTCAAAGACAGTTTTGAAGAAGCAAGTGGAAATTTAGTAGATGacccaaataatttttcctgCAAGCTGACCTGTGCCTATAAAAACTATACGCCAGTGTAAGGAGCATGAGAAGGAAACTGTCTTTAGTAGTACCCAGTGTGGGCACTATGTTAAATTTGCATCCAGATAATCCTATCTGACAAGCCAAACTGCACAGCTTCTTTCTGCTGCAGGTGACCCTGACTCACATTCTCAAGACAGGCTTTTAATTCTAAAGACTTGTCCATGGATTGAAAAGCAAGATATGATAGAGAGATTTAAGTAAGTGCAGAATCACCccctactaaaaaaaaaaaaattactacacAAAAATATATGTAGTGTATATTatgtataaaataataatgtaataatgCATTACTATAttttagcaaaaataaattctgcaaTTTTCACTAATTTATCCAATGGAGAAGATTGAGCAGATTCTGGTACTGCAACTCCTCAGAATTTACACCCCACCCAGTAACTGAACTTTGGGCTAGCTGTGATTTTGAGCAACCAGGGAAAAAATTTACTGTATGCAATGCCACTGAATTGAACCAGCTTCCACACCCACATAAAGCCAATTGTGAACAttaacttttgaaaaaaaaaacaacaaaaaaagaacagaaaatagcaTGACTTGCTTTTTCTCATCCTGGTGTATTCCTGCTCTGTCTGTGAAGCAAACATAGCAGACAGCACGGACAAAATAGAGGCCAGCACAGTCTTCTGCTCCTGCACAATGATGGGGGGATCATCTGGCTGGCAAAGCTCCTGGCAAACGAGGTCATAAAGCAAACTCCAAGTATCTTTTCCTCCATCAGGAGCCTGCActtgagaaagaaagaaagagaaccCACCAACCCAACAAATTTAATCCAGGTACAAGAATTCCTGTTCTCCCCAATAAATAAGTGGTGATGCAGAAGTTACAGCCTCTCTCGATCCCCTCACATGTAGCAATTCCAGGTTCTTACCAATAGCCTGGATACCCTCATCCACCGTggtcaggagctgcaggatATGCATATAAACATCCAGTCCTTCTGGGTTATCTGATCTACACAGAACAAACatcaaaaagacaaattaaagtGCTGCTTACTGAGCTATATTCTGTGTTTTGGTCACAGAGAAGCCCACCCATCAACAATCACTGCCATCCCCTTTGCAAACAAACAAGTTGACTCATTTCAAATCATAAGTCCAGGAAAATACATCCCAGTGATCTGTCAAACTCTGCTGTTCCCATTAAAAGCAAGATGTTTGGGCACAGGCCTTACAAGGTTATAAGGAAtctccccagccacagccacaaaaccaaaaaaagcaatcTCCCTTACCGGACTTGCTTGGCTGCTTCAAGTATACAAGGCACAATCTTAAAGTCTGGAAGTTCTTCAGGGGAATCATCTACAGACGGTCCCACAGAGCGACAAGTGCCGCTCTTGATCCAGTTTAACATCAGCTCTTCATCCAGATCAAAGAGCTTGTCCACCACTTCACCCACCTTCACCAGCAACTCAACTGCACAAGAGAGAATGGTACTGTTGTTTCAACAGGACTAAAAGTGAAGAGCAAAAATTAGCTCACAAAATGTTAGTATATACAAGCATTCAGAGTAAATTCAGGACCgaaataaattcattttcttcGTGACCTACTGCTGGTTGCtatgtttaatttctttatgtGGCATAGAGCAGGTAAAGAGTTTTGGGGGATTGTTGGAAAAGGGATTGTTGGAAAGCCCACTGGCACCTTCTACCTTGTCATGCCATAGGTGAAGAAGAAACAGTATTATGCAAAGAGACTCCATGTTCCTGAAAAGTCCTAACCTCTGCTTCTGAAGTAAAGCTTTTCAAGATTTGTTCTTATATATGCAGTTTTATGCTAATCATTCACCTGCCAATCTGCATTTTACTTAAGATCTGTTGTTTCAATTGGATGGAGCAGGATTTGAGAATTGGCATTAAAAAATGGATAAACTGGAAAAGCTGTTATTATTAGGATTCTTGACAAATGAACACTGCTGTTACAGCTGAGTTGGACGTTAAACATAAATGcaaaatagtttcatttttagGTGGTTGAGGTGGTTTTTGCTAAAATCAGTGCTAAGAGAGACTTGTGTAGCACTGTCTGCATACCCAAAGCCTGCACAGTATTCAGCTGCCAGAGTGACTGAATTGTTCCTCCAGTTCCCATCCCACAGATACagtagttttaaaaacagaaaacccatatctgactttaaaaaaataaatcaaatgagGTCTTGTTTCAAGGTTCAAAAATGACATATGTATATCCCTGAATGAGGACTATGTCCCTTCTTCTATTGTGGCAAGTAACAATTTCTTCCATTAAACATTTTGATTCCCCCCCAGagctttcttctttctctgtgagtgtttttctggttggttttatatatatttataaaccTGCAAAGGTAGGGCAAGTTTGTTTAGGTGTTCTTTAAACTCATGAGGTTTCctttactttgaaaaaattaaCCCAACTGAAAATACTTGTCTTTGAAATTGCAAACTTCAGTTCTTACTTTTCTTCTGCAAACACCCACTAGACCCCAGCTTGTTTTGGCAACTTACCATTTGTGGAGCTGGACATGATAAAGCAAACACAGTCGTACACAGAAGGATTTTCTCGGATCCTCTCCACCCACACATTGGCCACCTCAGGCTGGGAGAGGCAAGTTAACAACAACCTAGGCAAGAATTCCCCatttaacaaattaaatgcCAGTTCACTCCTTTTAGCTGTACAACTGTAAATCCAAAATACTGACAGTGGAAACAAAAGAGGAATCCAACTCACAGCGAAATGATTCCACAACAATGCAGAAACAATAAAAGGAAAGGATGAGAGGATAATAAAATAGTGAGCCCATTTGTTAGTTTTCTCCCCAGGCCTCAGAGCATAGCAGAACTACACTAATGATGCATTCATTTCTGAGATAACCTACCTGCTTGTTTCCAGAAGAGTTGGGGAGTCTGAATCACACAAACGTTGCAGTAACACTTGGCTTTAAGGAGAAAATGCAGGGGGGAAAGTTAATAaatccatctttatttttataaaaggTAAGAAAAGGGTAATTTCTCAACTGCAGCCATGTTCTGAGATTAAAGCCAGCTTTTCCTAACTGTGCATGCACTTCCACTGTCTCAAGACCACTAAAGTTAGGAATTAGCTTGACTGGAgattaaaaatccccaaaattaGTGGCCTGtgtcctttcttcctttcttgaGCACTTCCCACACAAAGATGGTCAGCCAAAAGTTATGAATAAACGAGGCTTGGCAGGCAAGCTTAGATCCTTCTCTAACATGAATTCCCTGATCATGAGCCCACAAGTAGTACTTGTTCATGtagaaaacacacagacactTACCCAAGATTCTCATCTTTGCTAATGGACATGCAGATGTCCTGGAAACAGGCCATATTCCCTAATATTCCCACACAGATTTCCTGGAAAGTCAAAACACAGTACAATGAGACAACTGCAAGTCCACAGTGTCACTTCCAGAGCCATAAGACAAAAGTAAGAGATGTTCAAAGATGTTTTCCAGTTTGATTTGCAAGCTTGATTTAATGACAAAGATacaattttttctgttctatcAGACCAGTCTAAAATACATTCAGGTATTATACAGATATTTAGGTGTCATGGTGTTccataaaagcaaataaaatcagCTCTGCTTGCATATTATATTCTTTGTATACTGTGTTGAAGCTAATTTGACAGCCCTGTTAATAAAGCAAGAAGGAGtcctaaaacaaaaatatcactACATAAAAGCTGTCCTCACTCATATTCACTTGCTCACAAAAGAAAGAGATCTTAACACAAGCTCCCAGCAAAGTCCATTCTCTGAATCAagagatataaaataaaataaaataaaataaaataaagtaaaataatacaAATCCCATAGCAGTGATGCCATTAGAATATTCAAGCCAAGATAATCATTTAAGAGGACGCACACATGTGTAAAGGGGACCATGAGAGCTCTGAAATACCTGCATGTGACTAGTGCTAAAACGAAGTGACTCATTAGTTTGCAGCAATTTAAAGTCAGAAATCAACTTTCTCCACTAAGGTTGTCTTCTTAATTATTAACATGCTATTAGCTCTGCTAAATTAAAGCAGGCACTCCAGCAAACACTATTTCATCAAAGTAGCTGTGACAGCCAATTTGCACTCACTTGCAAATTTGGGTTGTACTTTCCAAAAGACAAAGTACTGAACTTTCAAAGCTCTATTTGTCTCTACTCATCTCCTGGAGTAAAGCATTTGATAACTTCTGAGAAAGAGGATTTACATCAACACTGAATACCTTTGAAAATCTTGAGTCTTGCAGTGCACTGTGTAGCAAGTGGAAATCAGTGACATCAAAataagtggaaaaataaaaaaaatttaaggtaTTGGTGTCTTAACAGTTCTATAGACTACCTTTTGTAatctttctgtgtttatttctcattatcttattctgatttgattggtaataaattaatcTCCCCAAGTGGGGTCTGTTTAGCCTATGACAAATCACAGCAACCAGTGAGTGATCTCTTCCTGCCCTTATCTTGACCCATGAgccttttgctgtattttctctcccctacccagctgaggaggggagtgacagagcagcttttggTGGGCATCTGGTCTCTAGCCAGGGTCAAACCACCACACTTCCACAGGCCTGACTACACAAATTCATGACCATTTCTGTTCAGTAATCATGAAAcaagtcaaaaggaaaaaaaaggccagaCTGATGGGTTTTATAACAGGTCTTTAACTTTTATAACATAGTCTATAACTATGTCTGATAAACTCAGTCCTTCATCAGCCTATCTAGATGAGGATGTGTGAGCAGACATGTGCCAGCTTCAGCATCACCAAAATTCTTACTGATTACACCATGTTAAAAGCAGagtgaaaaagcattttaaaacttgattttgtgttttctcctggttCCCCTTATACATTACACATGCaatgggagaagggagaaaaatgtaAAGGCACATACAGAGCTACCTACTGTCGCTATTAACACATACAGAGCTACCTACTGTTGCTACTAACAGGACAGCTTTTTCACAGCCATACTTACAGTTAGGCGAGGGCATTTGGATTTGGCAAAAACTCCCATGAATATATCAGGGGCGTTGAACTCCTGAAGAAATAAAGCAACATCCTGTGGAGAAAGTGAACAGAGAAGTAAATGGATCTCTGCAATTTCCAAATGCAAAATCAAACGTGTTCCTACAGCACAAGGACTGGatcaaaaagatgaaaaaccCACTCCAAGAAATCTGTTATTTGCCAACAGTTAATACCAATAATCCTTGTTTTTCAATGAGAGAAGGTCAGCAAGGCCCTCTGGTGATTCAGTATGCCAGGGATTTGCTGTAGAATGAACCAAGACGTCACATTtgcaagaaaatgcaaattgcTCCCTATCTCAGCAGAAACAGACACTCAAACAGAATTCAGTAAATATCACGTTTGAAGGCATAATATCACCATGACATATAAAAAAGAAGCAAGTGAAGGGATTgccacacaaaacacagaagaggaGATCTCCTCCTCATTTTACCACATTAAAACACAAGATTAGTTCTCTTATTTGGGAATAAAAGACCCATGTGCCATATTTAAAATCTGAGCAACAAGGTAGGGAATAAAATAGTAATGCTTAAACTAATATAtagagacagagacagagagagagaatttgTTCCAGCACTTGACAATGCTGAGAAAAAGACCAAGCAGCTGTGTTACATTGACACTGCAAGTCTGCAGCTAAACTTTGAAAGGCCGTTTATCTATCAGAGAAAACTATGCCTACCAGCAGGACGTATGACAATCGCTAGAGGAAAATATGCCTGTTTCGAGATGGCACCAGTATTATCCCCATAATCCAAACGCTGAAGACGcgggctgtgccccagggctgaTTCCAGCCGCTGtcctgcccctgtcccagcGCAGGCTCCGTGCCGAGGCCGCTCGGGGCCGCCCCAGCGCAGCTGTCCCGCCTCACCCTGCCcaccacagcagggcagagccgCCGCGGTGGCCGAGTCCGTGCCTTCTCCCACTGCCACCACGATCCTGACGGAGCAGCCCAGGCACAAGGCTCCTACCTCGTCCATCGACATGTCCCACACCTTGCAAATGTCATTCTCCATCTCCTCGTCCAGCTCCGTCCGGGCTCCCTCGGGGCTGGCGGCGGGATCCGGCTCCGCGGGGGCGATGACCTGGGCGGGGGAAAACGAGCCGGCTGAATCCCCGGCACCACCCGGGGCCGCTGGGTCCCGCTGGGTTCCCGGGTGTTCTCCCACTGTGTCCCCGCTCAGCTCCCGGATTCGTGCCCTGGGAGTCCCCGCTGGTCCCCGGGAGTCCCCCCGGCCCTGGGAGCGCCGCCGACCGACACCGGGCCCGCCGCCCGCTCCCTCCCGGAGGCCGCGCACCTCGATGAGGC from Sylvia atricapilla isolate bSylAtr1 chromosome 6, bSylAtr1.pri, whole genome shotgun sequence includes the following:
- the SAAL1 gene encoding protein SAAL1, translating into MDRNPSPPCSDAEEEEGDAVGNTVYSKHWLFSVLTRLIEVIAPAEPDPAASPEGARTELDEEMENDICKVWDMSMDEDVALFLQEFNAPDIFMGVFAKSKCPRLTEICVGILGNMACFQDICMSISKDENLGQVLLQRLCDSDSPTLLETSRLLLTCLSQPEVANVWVERIRENPSVYDCVCFIMSSSTNVELLVKVGEVVDKLFDLDEELMLNWIKSGTCRSVGPSVDDSPEELPDFKIVPCILEAAKQVRSDNPEGLDVYMHILQLLTTVDEGIQAIVQAPDGGKDTWSLLYDLVCQELCQPDDPPIIVQEQKTVLASILSVLSAMFASQTEQEYTRMRKNMPLIGSLIRILQYMEGCRKRAADNSKESEQEETGRTDVNEEDFHLKILKDICCELLSNMLQELTKENTLEGLHQGHLNEQTCSCAFQNLLPLYFASVESFLEVLREADQTLADNLEKRFPSLKVHT